A genomic region of Arachis stenosperma cultivar V10309 chromosome 9, arast.V10309.gnm1.PFL2, whole genome shotgun sequence contains the following coding sequences:
- the LOC130947275 gene encoding F-box protein At1g55000, with protein sequence MGCCCDEDDGDILRQLMNNSSSTSPPSSSSSSFSPFSTVISPMNSHFPALSSTDILRTIFQKLPVPDLARAACVSRLWSSVASDRDILTAAFLAPWNLKAVVGNPISGSFWRDNTLAKFAISHRIVRGDSVASLAVKYSVQVMDIKRLNNMMSDHGIYSRERLLIPLSSPDILINRTCFIELDVYAKREVAVLYPNDVPDTKSANISVRISSELSKKRVVDSLKRSMQVDNETAQYYWSISNGDPRAAFAEFSADLQWDRQVEHRA encoded by the exons ATGGGCTGTTGCTGCGATGAAGACGACGGTGACATTCTCAGACAACTCATGAACAACTCTTCTTCCACCTcaccaccttcttcttcttcttcttctttttctcccttctcCACCGTCATCTCACCTATGAACTCCCACTTCCCTGCCCTCTCATCCACCGACATCCTCCGCACCATCTTCCAGAAGCTTCCCGTCCCCGACCTCGCTCGCGCCGCCTGCGTCTCCCGTCTCTGGAGCTCCGTCGCCTCCGACAGAGACATCCTCACCGCCGCATTTCTCGCTCCATGGAATCTCAAGGCCGTCGTTGGGAATCCAATTTCTGGAAGCTTCTGGAGAGACAACACCCTCGCCAAGTTCGCCATCTCCCATCGAATTGTCCGCGGTGACAGCGTCGCCAGCCTCGCCGTCAAGTACTCCGTTCAG GTTATGGACATAAAACGCCTGAACAACATGATGAGTGATCATGGGATATACTCAAGGGAACGGttattaatcccacttagtagCCCTGACATTCTTATTAACAGAACATGCTTTATTGAGCTGGATGTCTATGCTAAGAGAGAAGTAGCTGTGTTGTATCCGAACGATGTACCAGACACAAAGAGTGCCAATATATCAGTCAGGATATCCTCGGAATTGAGCAAGAAAAGGGTGGTTGATTCCTTGAAGAGGAGCATGCAAGTTGATAATGAAACTGCTCAGTACTACTGGTCTATTTCGAATGGCGATCCCCGAGCTGCCTTTGCTGAATTTTCTGCTGACCTTCAGTGGGATAGGCAAGTCGAGCATCGTGCCTAG